In Rubrivirga marina, the following are encoded in one genomic region:
- a CDS encoding ECF-type sigma factor translates to MDSTTLAEESTALLDALGRGEAPSGALFERLYDDLRRIAERQRARWVGNDTINTTALVHEAYLKLEGSTVESRSHLLAVASRAMRQVLVSYGEARKAQKRGGGAAHTAINDEIMSSPFTEAQADRAAVIEDALARLEEADPRAARVVECRFFGGLTVQETAEALGVSEATVARSWRAARAWLYGELQNDVTGARDALDVSS, encoded by the coding sequence ATGGACAGCACGACCCTCGCTGAGGAGAGCACCGCCCTCCTCGACGCACTCGGTCGCGGGGAGGCCCCGTCCGGCGCGCTCTTCGAACGACTGTACGACGACCTCCGGCGGATCGCCGAGCGGCAGCGGGCCCGATGGGTCGGCAACGACACGATCAACACGACGGCGCTCGTCCACGAGGCGTACCTCAAGCTGGAGGGCTCCACCGTCGAGAGCCGGTCGCACCTCCTCGCGGTCGCCTCGCGCGCGATGCGGCAGGTGCTCGTGAGCTACGGCGAGGCGCGGAAGGCCCAGAAACGCGGCGGCGGCGCGGCCCACACGGCCATCAACGACGAGATCATGAGCTCGCCGTTCACCGAGGCCCAGGCCGACCGCGCGGCGGTCATCGAGGACGCGCTCGCACGGCTCGAGGAGGCCGACCCGCGGGCGGCGCGCGTCGTCGAGTGCCGGTTTTTCGGTGGGCTCACGGTCCAGGAGACGGCCGAGGCCCTCGGCGTCTCGGAGGCGACGGTCGCGCGGAGCTGGCGGGCCGCCCGGGCCTGGCTCTACGGCGAGCTCCAGAACGACGTGACCGGTGCGCGCGACGCGCTCGACGTCAGTTCGTGA